Genomic segment of Candidatus Chlorohelix allophototropha:
TGGATTTACAAAACCGGGAACATCACCATAACCAGCATGGGCAGAAGCAAAATAGTATTTAACCATGTCCAATATCCTGAATTGCTCAGGCAAGAAATAGATTCGTTAATAATGCGGTGGCGTATTTATAACAACGAGGCGCGCAAAAAACGTGCAGCCGAGCGGATTGAAAAAAGATTGCGCGAGATATACTACGGCAAAGAAGAAAAGCCTAGAGGCGAACCGGTAGAAGATAAGCTCACCTTCTGGGAAATTTTCCTGCCCACCCGCAAAATCATTACACATGACGAGCGCGGGCGTGAAATTTACACTTGGCACACCCATCCTTGGTTCCTTATTACCACTACTATAGGTTGGGTGCTGGCTATGGTTATGCTGTTCCTGATTTACCTACTTCCGATGCAGTGGTTTATTTTCCCCAAAACTAACGGTCTGGTAAGTATAATATTGTGGGTAGTTTTGCTAGTAGCGTTGGGCGGTCTCGGCTTCAAAGTCTATCTTCAGTATGAAAACTGGCGAAATGACCGCTATATAATACGCCACGATGAATTTTTGAGCATGACAAAATTACCGTTCGGTTTTGACCAATCGGTGGGTGTAGTCAAAGCGATGAACGCGCAGGATGTCCAATCCGATAAACCCGGTTTCATGTCCAACCTATTGGGCTTTGGTACGGTTATTATTTCGACAGCAGGGCAGGGCGAACCACTTAAGTTCGAAAATATTCCGGGTCCAGAAGATGTAGAAGACCTTGTAAACGAACGTATAGAAGATGCCAAGATTCTACGAGAGGATGTTGAAGACAATCGCAATACGGAGATGATTTACAACTTTTTTGCCAAGAATGATGAGCTTAAAAGGCGAAGAGCTAGCGAAGGTCGTCCCTTGTTCGGAGACTGGAAGACATGAGATTTTCTCACTTCCGCGCATTTCTGGTAATCCTTTTCCTCTTCTCGTTTTTCCAAATATATAGTGGTTCTCCTGCCTATGCTCAAACTCCCACACCTACAAATAATTCATCTGTAAAAATGACTATTAAAGCCGGATTTGATGGGTATTTTAAGGAAGGTACATGGTTACCGATTCAGGTGACGTTGGAGAATGCCGCTAATTCCAACGAACCAATAAATGGAAGGATAGAAGCTTCGTTAGACGGTTTTACCCCTGACGGTATTCTGTACTATCGAGAGGTGAACCTGTCACCACCTTACCGCAAAACCTATTGGCTTTATATACTGGGTGCGCATAGCGCCCGCAATTTGCAAGTGCGTTTGGTGGATGATAGCGGCGCAAAATTGGCAGAAGCCACCAAAGACCTTAGCCCTTTGAACGATAGCGGTTTCCTGATAGGGGTGGTAAGCGACGATAGTACCGCGCTTAATTATATTAATAGCCTCGATATGGCGCAACCGCCCCGCAATTATTCGGCTTTCCTGTACGTCTATTACAATACCATCAATACTCCACTGGCAAACCGCACTCGCGCATGGATTGCGCACCTGTCACCTAATGACCTACCGTCTAATCCCGCCGGACTTAATGGACTAGATGCGTTGGTGGTGGGAGATTTAAGCACTACCCAATTAGGTTCTGGGGGAAGCGATAGCACCGCTTTGCGAAATTCGATTGGTGGTTGGCTGGCTAACGGTAAAGCGTTGTTAGTGGCGGGAGATAGCGGGTTGCGCAAAGCAGCATTTTTACAACCTTTGTTGCCCGTAACCTTGAATGGTGGTCCTAAAACTGTCTCCGGCTCACAGAGTTTGCTGGATTTTGTGGCTAGAGGTAAGCAAACTACGCTACCTCCCGGTAGTACAGCACCCGATCTTTTAGTATCGGATGTGAAGCTGGATGACAAAGCAGCAGGGGCAAGCGCGTTGATACCACCCGCTACCACCAACGAACCTTTGCTGTTGGCAGCACGCGGCTATGGGTTAGGTACAAGCTGGTACTTTGCAGGGGAATTACAAAACCTGAGGGGCTGGAATCAAGCAGAGGCATTCTGGCAAACGATATTCAAGGATTACCTACCACGCCTTGATTATGCCACTACCGCACGCCTCACTCAAATTGGCAATGACTGGAGTTATCGTATCACACCCAACAATGGTATTAAGGAGCGTTTTGATACCCTGTCGCTGATTATCTTCCTGAGCATCTATCTGGTTATTATTGGGGTAGTGGTTTATTTCGTGCTTAAACGCTACGACAAGCGCGAATGGGGTTGGTGGGTTGTGCCGGTGCTCGGTGTCCTGTTTACGATTATCGCTTACGTTATTAATAGCGGTGGTTTGGAACAAGATATGGTAATAAGCCGCACCGCCGTAATTATGCTAGGACAGGGCAATGATGGCGTAATGCAGGGCAGTTTTACCGGACTGACTACGCTATACAGCAACAAACGAAACGAATTTGACTTAAAGGTTGCAGACGAAACCCTTTTCAGTACGAGTTTTGGCGATAGCGATACCAATTTATCAGGTGCGAATAGCTCTTCTGGCTCGACAGGCATAAAACAGGGCAGTAGCGCGGGCTATAACAGCATGTTTCTAGGTTTGCAGCAGCGTCGCAGTTTTGGATTCGAGAGCGAAGCAGAGCGCTATTTTAATGGGGGAATAGTCGCAGAGGCAAAGCTAAATAACAGCAAACTCGAAGGCACGCTGGAAAATACTACCAACCGGGATTGGGAAGATGTGATGGTTTTCGTACCCGGTGGAACGGTGCAGAAGGTAGGCACAATAAAAGCGAAAGAGAAAAAAGCTATTCCAGCCCTGCCGGGAGTACCCGGCGCAAATCTGGTCGAGACCTTAGTTAATGCCAGCAGCGCACAATTGATGAACGCGACAATTACCAATGGTATCAACTATCCGATAGGGCTGACCAAATTACGCAAGGTGGACGGCAAGTTGGTACAAGACCCCGATTACCACCGAGCAGTAGTGCTGGAATCACTTTTTGGAATGAACGGAGAAGGTTTAGCAGCAGATAACAACCGCTTTTATCTGATCGGTTGGAGTAAAAATGCCCCGTTGCCTTTCCAAATAGAATCAAAAACGATGAGCAATTTTGAACTAGCATTGCTGTTTGAAGGTCTTGCAGTCAAGGTATGAGGATATGAGTAACGCGCCAGACATAGCTATACCAGAACAGAAAAAAGAATTGGTGGTAGAGACACGTCAGCTTGTGAGAAAGTTTGGCGCGTTCGTAGCAGTAAACAGCATGGATATGCAAATTGAGCGCGGCGCGATTTATGGCTTTATCGGACCAAACGGCGCAGGGAAAACCACTACCATGCGCATCCTCGCTTCATTGCTGCAACCGAACAGCGGCGAGGCATACGTTTGCGGTTACAGTGTGACCGACCAAAGTCGTAAAAATTTGAAAGCAATTAGGGCTTCTATCGGCTTTATGCCCGATTATTTCGGGATTTACGACCGGATGAAAGCATGGGAATACCTCGATTTTTTTGCCAGCGCTTATTATGTGGAGGCGCGTAAACGCGCGGCACTGATTGAGGAATTGTTGGAATTGGTTGACCTTTCCGAAAAGCGCAATACCTTTATTGAAGATTTGTCGCGCGGTATGAAGCAAAGGCTTGGGCTAGCACGTACATTGGTGCATGACCCCCAATTGCTAATTCTGGACGAGCCTGCCAGCGGTTTAGACCCACGCGCCAGAGTAGAATTGCGCGAACTGTTGCGCGAATTGAGTCGTATGGGCAAAACCGTGCTAATTTCCAGCCATATCCTGACCGAGTTGGCGGAAATGTGTACCCATATCGGGATTATAGAGCGTGGTACTTTGCTAGCGCAAGGGAAAGTTAGCGATATAATCCGCCAGTTGCGCCACATCAATAGATTAGTGCGTATCAAAGTGCGGTTAGGCGCAGAAGAACTACCCCTAGCAGCAGAGGCAGCGATAAAAGCCGCACCCGGCGTAACCGAGCTTAAATTGATGGAAGAAACCAACGATGTGGCGGGGCATATCGCCAACTTTGAAGCTACGGTGCAAGGCGACGAAGCGGAGATGCACACACTGCTAAGATATTTGATCGCCTGTAACCTGTTTATCTTTGATTTTTCAGAACGACAAGACAACCTCGAAGACATTTTCTTCAAAATAACTAAAGGATTGGTAGCATAATAAATCGTACAGGGGTTGCGCTTGGGGTAAATAGCGGGTTAAAATAGGCTACCATTGCTGACTAGTATTTCAAGGCTGCTTTTATGGCAAATAGAGCTTCAAAACTTACCAATCCCTTTACCGGCTTCTGGTTCAGACTCCGTTCAAACCCGATTGTCCTCAAGGAATTGCGCGGGCGCATGCGAAATTGGCGAGGTACTTTTAACCTAGCTTTATTTACCGCTGCCTTGAGTTTTGCGGGCATTATGATATATGTACTCGACAACAGAAACTACGCTTATTATTACAATTATAATTATAACCAGAATACTGTGCCGAATCTCGGTACAGATGTAATAGTTGCGCCGATACCCGATTTGTATGCCTCTTATAATAACTCTGAGAAAGGGATGTGGCTACTCTTTGCGCTTCTGGTCACGCAATTAGTTCTGATAACTTTTCTGTCGCCTACTTTTACCGCCGGGGCGATTGCCGGGGAAAAGGAACGTCAAACTTACGATATATTGCTCACCACCTTACTGAGACCGCGTGATATTATATGGGGCAAGCTTGTCAGCACCCAAGCGTACCTATGTCTGATGATCGTAGCAGCACTTCCGGTACTGAGCGTGGTATTTTTGGTGGGAGGGGTATCACTCAGCCAGTTATTCATTGGCTTTGGGGTTTGCCTATTGAGCACCCTATTGATGGGTTCAATCGCATTATATCGCTCTGCCGCCAGTCGCACCACCGCACGAGCTTTTCGTAGCGCCTTTTTCTTTGTAATAGTGCTTTTTTTAGTAATACCCGGAATCGGCTTTCTAGTAGAATCAGAAGTGCGCAATCAATATCAGGGTGGCACTATCTACATGCAGTACGGAACTTCCGGCTATTTGCCCTATGTCCCACCTAAGTGGCTTCAGATATTTACCAATATAACCTATTCTTTTAATCCGGGGTTGGCGTTAGGACAAAGTTTTAATCAGCTAAACCAGAATAGTACCAATTTATTTTTTTATACCGACAACACGTTTAATTTACCCAATCGAAGCTTGAGCCTACCAATGCCATGGCTCACTTTCACCATACTGGCGTTGATTCTGATCGCGCT
This window contains:
- a CDS encoding PH domain-containing protein, with the translated sequence MNPFEYSRHQAQHSDSYNKRKPRNHWGTPHSKGVSQKGVSEQEANLEEYTEEPIAVDLKPPKTKRSWRSKEKNPVRRNNVFDPLEVTEYLGGLMNNEEIRTVYYRHWTHFLHLAWLPLLGVPLLIFLGFAFLLALKSFIFIILFILLVMLDILGLVWYWVDYRNDRLVVTSIRVIQVEKVLFFKRDTTEIRLDKAQEVRLETARNPLEWIYKTGNITITSMGRSKIVFNHVQYPELLRQEIDSLIMRWRIYNNEARKKRAAERIEKRLREIYYGKEEKPRGEPVEDKLTFWEIFLPTRKIITHDERGREIYTWHTHPWFLITTTIGWVLAMVMLFLIYLLPMQWFIFPKTNGLVSIILWVVLLVALGGLGFKVYLQYENWRNDRYIIRHDEFLSMTKLPFGFDQSVGVVKAMNAQDVQSDKPGFMSNLLGFGTVIISTAGQGEPLKFENIPGPEDVEDLVNERIEDAKILREDVEDNRNTEMIYNFFAKNDELKRRRASEGRPLFGDWKT
- a CDS encoding ABC transporter ATP-binding protein is translated as MSNAPDIAIPEQKKELVVETRQLVRKFGAFVAVNSMDMQIERGAIYGFIGPNGAGKTTTMRILASLLQPNSGEAYVCGYSVTDQSRKNLKAIRASIGFMPDYFGIYDRMKAWEYLDFFASAYYVEARKRAALIEELLELVDLSEKRNTFIEDLSRGMKQRLGLARTLVHDPQLLILDEPASGLDPRARVELRELLRELSRMGKTVLISSHILTELAEMCTHIGIIERGTLLAQGKVSDIIRQLRHINRLVRIKVRLGAEELPLAAEAAIKAAPGVTELKLMEETNDVAGHIANFEATVQGDEAEMHTLLRYLIACNLFIFDFSERQDNLEDIFFKITKGLVA
- a CDS encoding ABC transporter permease produces the protein MANRASKLTNPFTGFWFRLRSNPIVLKELRGRMRNWRGTFNLALFTAALSFAGIMIYVLDNRNYAYYYNYNYNQNTVPNLGTDVIVAPIPDLYASYNNSEKGMWLLFALLVTQLVLITFLSPTFTAGAIAGEKERQTYDILLTTLLRPRDIIWGKLVSTQAYLCLMIVAALPVLSVVFLVGGVSLSQLFIGFGVCLLSTLLMGSIALYRSAASRTTARAFRSAFFFVIVLFLVIPGIGFLVESEVRNQYQGGTIYMQYGTSGYLPYVPPKWLQIFTNITYSFNPGLALGQSFNQLNQNSTNLFFYTDNTFNLPNRSLSLPMPWLTFTILALILIALFLWLATTRVKPLNLGLKISKRKNKQKKPGS